The genomic DNA ACGAGGTAGGCCGGCCCGCTCATGCCTGTGAGGTAGGGCAGCAGGGTCACCAGGATCAGGAGGATCGTGTAGTAGAGCACGTGCAGGCGGGTGAAGGCCTCGCCGTGGGTCACCGGCAACATCGGGATGTCCACCTTGGCGTACTCCTCGCGCCTAGCGATGGCGAGGGCCCAGAAGTGCGGGGGCGTCCAGATGAAGATGATCAGGAACAGGACCAGCGCGTGGGCGTGGACCTCACCGGTCACCGCCGCCCAGCCGAGGATCGGCGGGGCTGCGCCCGCGGCGCCGCCGATGACGATGTTCTGCGGCGTCGCGCGCTTCAACCACACGGTGTAGATCACCGCGTAGCCGATCAGGCTGGCGAAGGTGAGCACGGCCGTTAGGGTGTTCACGCCGATGGTCAGGATCAGCATCGAGGCGATGCCGAGACTGATCGCGAAGGTGAGCGCCTGACGTTCGTTCAGGGAGCCGGTGGGTAGCGGGCGACGTTCCGTGCGCGCCATCAAGGCGTCGATACGGCTGTCGAGCACGTGGTTGAGCGCCGCCGCGCAGCTCGCGGCAAGGGCGATGCCGAGGTTGCCGAGGATCAGGGGCTTCCAACCGATCAG from Pseudomonadota bacterium includes the following:
- the cyoE gene encoding heme o synthase, producing the protein MIDSAASQDRSTLRLADYYELCKPRVVFLIVFTAFVGMLLSTPGLIGWKPLILGNLGIALAASCAAALNHVLDSRIDALMARTERRPLPTGSLNERQALTFAISLGIASMLILTIGVNTLTAVLTFASLIGYAVIYTVWLKRATPQNIVIGGAAGAAPPILGWAAVTGEVHAHALVLFLIIFIWTPPHFWALAIARREEYAKVDIPMLPVTHGEAFTRLHVLYYTILLILVTLLPYLTGMSGPAYLVGSLLLNAQFMRLAWTMYRQPERRALPMQTFKYSISYLSLLFGLLLVDHYAMLAIA